One stretch of Schlesneria sp. DSM 10557 DNA includes these proteins:
- a CDS encoding flavodoxin family protein: MNKILVLFDSRSGHTSRMATLVAEGAGSISDTEVRLRSVDEATADDVIWCDGLAVGSPTNMGLLSWKMKRFWDEVMIPQWAKVDGKIACAFSSSGGWGGGSEMACQSLLTVLMNFGFLVFGVTDYVSGDLTLHYGAVAAKEPRDEETEAACRKLGRRLAEWTAVYAHGRTDEHPLNKSAERYLP; the protein is encoded by the coding sequence ATGAATAAAATCCTTGTCCTGTTCGATTCCCGTTCCGGCCATACGTCCAGGATGGCAACGCTCGTTGCGGAAGGGGCTGGCAGTATCTCCGACACCGAAGTTCGGTTGCGAAGTGTGGATGAAGCCACTGCCGACGATGTGATCTGGTGCGATGGACTTGCCGTCGGAAGTCCCACGAACATGGGATTACTCAGTTGGAAAATGAAACGGTTCTGGGACGAAGTCATGATTCCCCAGTGGGCCAAAGTCGATGGCAAAATTGCCTGCGCCTTCAGCTCATCGGGAGGATGGGGAGGTGGATCGGAAATGGCCTGCCAGAGCCTTCTGACCGTGCTGATGAACTTCGGGTTTCTGGTGTTCGGCGTAACCGACTACGTCAGCGGTGATCTAACACTTCACTATGGTGCCGTCGCCGCCAAGGAACCCCGCGACGAAGAGACTGAAGCGGCATGCCGGAAGTTGGGCAGGCGTCTGGCTGAGTGGACCGCCGTCTATGCACATGGTCGAACTGACGAACACCCGCTGAACAAGAGTGCCGAACGGTATCTGCCTTAA
- a CDS encoding alkaline phosphatase family protein, which translates to MPKPLLILNVVGLTHEMLGPNTPHLSRLASEGFARPMGTVLPAVTCSAQSTILTGALPREHGIVANGWYFRDLAEVWLWRQSNRLVHGSRIYDEGKKRDSSYTTAKMFWWYNMYADVEWSMTPRPSYPADGRKVFDSYSQPAGLKDELQARLGVFPLPRFWGPAADITSSRWIADASVEVMKRHRPSLTLIYLPHLDYGLQRLGPHDPRIAEDIRLVDAEAGKCIAAAQEMGADVIALSEYAITEVSRPVHINRILRRHGYVATRREALGWETLDCEASRAFALADHQIAHVYVQRPDDIKAIKLLLSQTEGVDLVLDRAEQRQFGIDHERSGELVVVADKNAWFTYYFWEDDRLAPDYARTIDIHRKPGYDPVELFIDPKIAFPKLRIACRLARKLLGFRYYMDVIGLDATLVKGSHGRLPTPGHETSEAPVFISSSRAIETDDIPMTRVKELALQLQFS; encoded by the coding sequence ATGCCTAAACCACTGTTGATTCTGAATGTCGTTGGCCTGACCCACGAAATGCTGGGGCCGAATACTCCTCATCTGTCGAGACTTGCCAGTGAAGGATTTGCTCGTCCCATGGGGACCGTGCTGCCGGCAGTCACCTGCTCGGCGCAATCGACAATTTTGACCGGGGCCCTGCCTCGAGAGCATGGCATCGTTGCGAACGGCTGGTACTTCCGTGATCTGGCCGAAGTCTGGTTGTGGCGCCAGTCGAACAGGCTGGTGCATGGCAGTCGGATTTACGACGAAGGGAAAAAGCGGGATTCGAGTTACACCACCGCGAAAATGTTCTGGTGGTATAACATGTATGCCGATGTCGAATGGTCGATGACTCCACGACCCAGCTATCCCGCTGACGGACGGAAAGTTTTTGACTCGTACAGCCAGCCGGCGGGTTTGAAAGACGAACTTCAGGCCCGGCTCGGTGTCTTTCCACTTCCCCGCTTCTGGGGCCCTGCGGCGGATATTACAAGCTCCCGCTGGATCGCCGATGCATCGGTCGAAGTGATGAAGCGTCACCGGCCCAGCCTGACACTGATCTATCTTCCCCATCTGGATTACGGTTTGCAGCGGCTGGGGCCGCACGATCCTCGCATCGCCGAGGACATCCGCCTTGTCGACGCCGAAGCAGGCAAGTGCATCGCCGCAGCTCAGGAGATGGGGGCGGATGTGATCGCATTGTCCGAGTACGCCATCACGGAAGTATCACGACCGGTTCATATTAACCGAATCCTGAGAAGACACGGCTACGTGGCGACCCGGCGTGAGGCGCTGGGCTGGGAGACGCTCGACTGCGAGGCGTCTCGCGCTTTTGCGTTAGCCGATCATCAGATTGCTCATGTTTACGTGCAGCGGCCGGACGATATCAAGGCGATCAAACTGCTGCTGAGCCAGACGGAGGGAGTTGATCTGGTTCTGGATCGCGCAGAGCAACGCCAATTCGGCATCGATCACGAGAGATCTGGAGAACTGGTTGTGGTCGCTGACAAGAACGCCTGGTTCACCTATTACTTCTGGGAAGATGATCGTCTCGCACCGGACTATGCACGGACGATCGACATCCACCGTAAGCCCGGTTACGACCCGGTGGAACTGTTTATCGATCCGAAAATCGCTTTCCCCAAGCTGCGGATCGCCTGCCGGCTTGCACGAAAGTTGCTCGGATTTCGCTACTACATGGATGTTATCGGGTTGGATGCCACTCTCGTCAAAGGAAGCCACGGTCGACTTCCGACACCCGGTCACGAGACGAGCGAAGCCCCAGTCTTCATCAGTTCCAGCCGCGCGATCGAAACCGACGATATCCCCATGACCCGCGTTAAGGAACTGGCCCTGCAGCTCCAGTTTAGCTGA
- a CDS encoding pyridoxal phosphate-dependent aminotransferase — MTVQLSEFAKSLSVETAFNVLAVAKSLKAAGKDVVELEIGDSPFDSTASAKSSGVEAIQQNKSHYCPSPGLPEFREAAARFVKHEFGIPAEAANIVVAPGAKVFEQYFCEAFLNPGDGVLVFSPYFPTYLPNILRRNARPVLAPLKQSNGFRPELSAIENFIKTDPSPKAIFFNSPHNPTGGVMTRQDLRDVADLLRGTNIAVFSDEPYCHMVWKGTHESLLSEPGMLERSVAAYTFSKSYSMSGWRLGFSVASAEVSDAIGKMINTTLSCTPPLVQLAGKAALERDTAERDVVMQKFRKKVELLTNGLNRLEGFRSLDPAATFYVFPNVAPVCNKLGITSHGLALYLLEGADDKFGVACLGGECFGDAGGGFLRFSCAEPDERLQQALDFLPVAIGRSDRVAAYLEKHPKYRLTGKYQVD; from the coding sequence ATGACGGTCCAGCTGAGTGAGTTTGCTAAATCCCTTTCTGTCGAAACCGCGTTCAATGTGCTGGCAGTTGCCAAGTCGCTGAAGGCCGCGGGGAAGGATGTCGTCGAGCTGGAAATCGGTGACAGCCCCTTCGATAGCACGGCATCCGCAAAGTCGTCGGGTGTCGAAGCGATCCAGCAAAACAAGTCTCACTATTGTCCGTCACCGGGTTTGCCTGAATTCCGCGAAGCGGCCGCCCGGTTCGTGAAACACGAATTCGGGATTCCGGCTGAGGCCGCCAATATCGTCGTCGCTCCCGGGGCGAAAGTATTCGAGCAGTATTTCTGTGAGGCATTCCTGAATCCCGGGGATGGCGTACTGGTCTTCAGCCCTTACTTCCCGACATACCTTCCCAATATCCTTCGTCGCAATGCGCGACCTGTTCTCGCACCACTGAAACAGTCCAATGGTTTTCGGCCGGAACTTTCCGCGATCGAAAACTTTATCAAGACGGATCCCTCGCCCAAAGCGATCTTCTTCAACTCTCCACACAACCCGACCGGCGGCGTGATGACGCGTCAGGATCTGCGGGACGTTGCTGACCTGCTTCGCGGAACGAACATCGCCGTCTTCAGCGATGAGCCCTACTGCCACATGGTCTGGAAGGGGACGCATGAGTCACTGCTGTCCGAACCGGGCATGCTGGAACGGTCTGTGGCTGCGTACACGTTCAGCAAAAGCTACAGCATGAGTGGCTGGAGGCTCGGATTCTCTGTCGCGTCGGCCGAGGTTTCGGATGCGATCGGGAAGATGATCAATACCACTCTCTCGTGTACGCCCCCGCTGGTGCAACTGGCGGGCAAGGCCGCGCTGGAACGGGATACTGCCGAGCGTGACGTCGTGATGCAGAAGTTCCGCAAGAAGGTTGAACTCCTTACGAACGGACTCAACCGTCTGGAAGGCTTTCGGTCGCTGGACCCCGCTGCCACGTTCTATGTATTTCCAAACGTTGCTCCGGTCTGCAATAAGCTCGGTATCACAAGTCACGGTCTGGCGCTCTATCTGCTGGAAGGGGCCGACGACAAATTTGGAGTCGCCTGTCTGGGTGGGGAATGTTTCGGCGATGCGGGAGGTGGCTTCTTACGATTCAGTTGTGCTGAACCTGATGAGCGACTGCAGCAGGCGCTCGACTTCCTGCCGGTGGCCATCGGCCGGTCGGACCGAGTCGCCGCTTATCTCGAGAAGCATCCGAAGTATCGTCTGACCGGGAAATACCAGGTTGACTGA
- a CDS encoding methylated-DNA--[protein]-cysteine S-methyltransferase, with the protein MKNSARPSSSLERESAAAENPAPLLLSAFTTPLGWIGLLGQRNKLIGIFAGYGSETAIRNQAKSRSGGACLYDDWSPELRELFTAYADGDVVDFSGVEIELPKLTRFRRNIVDATRRLGHGQTASYGELATMAGHPGAARAVGTVMSTNQFPILIPCHRVLAAGGKLGGYTSPAGTKFKLRLLEMEARSVGRTFNLAELR; encoded by the coding sequence GTGAAGAATTCAGCCCGTCCGTCGTCCTCGCTTGAGCGGGAATCGGCCGCAGCGGAAAATCCCGCACCGCTCCTGCTTTCAGCCTTCACCACTCCGTTGGGCTGGATCGGCCTGCTCGGCCAGAGGAACAAACTGATTGGTATTTTCGCTGGCTACGGGTCGGAGACAGCGATCCGGAATCAGGCAAAGTCGCGATCGGGGGGGGCGTGCCTTTACGATGACTGGAGCCCCGAACTGCGCGAACTGTTTACCGCCTATGCCGACGGCGACGTTGTCGACTTTTCCGGGGTCGAGATTGAATTGCCAAAGCTGACCAGGTTCCGACGAAATATCGTTGACGCCACACGCCGACTCGGTCACGGGCAGACCGCCTCGTATGGAGAGTTGGCCACGATGGCTGGACATCCCGGTGCTGCCCGAGCTGTGGGAACTGTCATGTCGACCAACCAGTTTCCGATTCTGATTCCGTGCCACCGTGTCCTGGCTGCAGGAGGAAAGCTGGGAGGTTACACGTCACCCGCAGGAACAAAGTTCAAACTGCGATTACTGGAAATGGAAGCGCGCTCCGTCGGTCGCACCTTCAATCTGGCGGAACTTCGGTAA
- a CDS encoding sigma-70 family RNA polymerase sigma factor, with protein sequence MHCLSPEFAKLLDACREKGYATYQLVDKYLPDEGGDPNMVPELIIALEDLGLDIIDEPDPRDQPKYEAIPESMMEPETPSSSRDPIRMYLSQMGHIPLLSREKEIFLAKQIEVARKWFRRKIAESDFAIGLVVETIEKVCRNELPFERTLRTSETENLRKEQIQGRIPVNVPTIKRLLEENKVDWEASKAAKTKPELNAIKERIKTRRRKLAWLCEELSVRTQRIQPIMRRMEQIAKRMQELQGQIQKLSERRTVAAANEAEILRRELHDLTELVLETPAEFCDRMRRIMAKFDAWTRGKQQLSGGNLRLVVSIAKKYRNRGLSFLDLIQEGNAGLMRGVEKYEYRRGYKFSTYATWWIRQAITRAVADHARTIRIPVHMFQCISQLKAKSEQIRQETGRDPSMEELAEAVGMSLEETERIMKTWKHPVSLDTPVGESEDGSFGDFLQDDNETNPAESAMQEMLRDKIEVVLRSLTYREREIIKLRYGLGDGYSYTLEETGRIFKVTRERIRQIESKALRKLQHETRANHLRGFVDTTGDEALVPVDVEGDTNVEESEEAFAVAS encoded by the coding sequence ATGCATTGTCTTAGCCCGGAATTTGCCAAGTTGTTAGACGCCTGCCGCGAGAAAGGGTACGCCACGTACCAGTTGGTCGATAAGTACCTCCCTGACGAAGGGGGGGATCCCAATATGGTCCCCGAACTGATCATTGCTCTGGAAGACCTGGGCCTGGATATCATTGATGAGCCGGATCCACGGGATCAGCCCAAGTACGAAGCGATCCCCGAATCTATGATGGAACCCGAGACGCCCTCCTCGTCGCGCGATCCCATCCGGATGTATCTCAGCCAGATGGGGCATATCCCCCTGCTGTCCCGCGAGAAGGAAATTTTCCTCGCCAAGCAGATCGAAGTCGCACGCAAATGGTTCCGTCGCAAGATCGCTGAATCCGACTTCGCCATCGGACTCGTCGTTGAGACCATCGAGAAGGTCTGCCGAAACGAGCTTCCCTTTGAACGTACACTCCGCACGAGCGAAACGGAAAACCTGCGCAAAGAGCAGATCCAGGGACGAATCCCCGTCAACGTGCCGACCATCAAGCGATTGCTGGAAGAGAACAAAGTTGACTGGGAAGCCAGCAAGGCTGCCAAGACGAAGCCTGAACTCAACGCGATCAAAGAACGAATCAAAACGCGCCGACGCAAGCTCGCCTGGCTGTGCGAAGAGCTGAGCGTCCGCACCCAGCGCATCCAGCCGATCATGCGCCGAATGGAGCAGATCGCCAAGCGGATGCAGGAACTGCAGGGCCAGATTCAGAAGCTGTCGGAACGCCGCACGGTGGCTGCCGCCAACGAAGCAGAGATCCTTCGTCGCGAACTTCACGACCTTACCGAACTGGTGCTTGAGACTCCGGCCGAATTCTGCGATCGGATGCGACGCATTATGGCCAAGTTTGACGCGTGGACACGTGGCAAGCAGCAGTTGTCAGGTGGAAACCTGCGACTGGTCGTCTCGATCGCCAAGAAGTACCGCAACCGCGGCTTGAGCTTCCTCGACCTGATTCAGGAAGGAAACGCTGGCCTCATGCGCGGTGTCGAAAAGTACGAATATCGCCGTGGCTACAAGTTCTCGACTTATGCCACCTGGTGGATTCGTCAGGCGATCACCCGTGCCGTCGCCGATCATGCACGAACGATTCGTATTCCCGTTCACATGTTCCAGTGCATTTCGCAGCTCAAGGCCAAGAGCGAACAGATTCGACAGGAAACGGGTCGCGATCCCAGCATGGAAGAACTCGCCGAAGCCGTCGGCATGTCGCTGGAAGAAACAGAACGAATCATGAAGACGTGGAAGCATCCCGTCAGTCTCGATACGCCTGTGGGTGAAAGCGAAGATGGCTCATTCGGTGACTTCCTGCAGGACGACAACGAAACGAACCCCGCTGAATCGGCCATGCAGGAAATGCTGCGGGACAAGATTGAAGTGGTGCTCCGCAGCCTGACCTACCGTGAACGCGAAATCATCAAGTTGCGGTATGGCCTTGGCGATGGTTACAGCTACACCCTCGAAGAAACCGGCCGTATCTTCAAGGTGACGCGCGAACGCATTCGACAGATCGAGTCCAAGGCGCTTCGCAAGCTGCAGCACGAAACCCGCGCTAATCACCTGCGTGGATTTGTTGACACCACCGGCGATGAAGCATTGGTCCCAGTTGATGTCGAAGGGGACACCAATGTGGAAGAGAGCGAAGAAGCCTTCGCCGTCGCCAGCTGA
- a CDS encoding ornithine cyclodeaminase family protein: MEMPAIYLTEEDVAWLLDMDTAIDCVEEAFRQLAFEKADHQPRRRASAGTSTLHMMSAAAEYLNFVGYKAYVTTRGGNRFQFALSDAEHGQPVALIEANLLGQMRTGAASGVATKYMARPDARIVGCFGTGFQARAQLKAICSVRRIERVDVYSRNAERRSRFADEMSEYCNVRMVAVHSPEEAAAEKDIVLCATTSKAPLFDGHILEQGTHVSAIGSNYLTKAEIDVTTIRRADHVVCDSLEACKLEAGDFVPAIEDGSLDWTRVRELGEVVVGRETGRAVPEDITLFKSVGLALEDLAVAVRIYQRARLEGLGQPLPF; the protein is encoded by the coding sequence ATGGAAATGCCAGCAATCTATCTGACTGAGGAAGACGTCGCCTGGTTGCTCGATATGGACACGGCGATTGATTGTGTCGAGGAAGCATTTCGTCAATTAGCGTTTGAAAAGGCAGACCATCAGCCTCGCCGTCGAGCCAGTGCGGGAACTTCCACCCTGCACATGATGTCCGCTGCTGCAGAGTACCTGAATTTCGTCGGGTACAAGGCATACGTAACGACTCGGGGGGGGAACCGGTTCCAATTTGCGCTTTCCGATGCGGAACATGGGCAGCCCGTCGCATTAATTGAGGCGAATTTGTTGGGGCAAATGCGGACGGGAGCGGCTTCCGGGGTTGCTACAAAGTATATGGCTCGTCCGGATGCCCGGATCGTGGGGTGTTTTGGGACTGGGTTTCAGGCAAGAGCCCAGTTAAAGGCGATTTGCAGCGTGCGACGAATTGAAAGAGTCGATGTCTACAGTCGCAATGCCGAGCGGCGGAGTCGATTTGCGGATGAGATGTCTGAGTACTGCAACGTCCGAATGGTTGCGGTGCATTCGCCGGAGGAAGCGGCTGCAGAAAAAGACATCGTCCTGTGCGCGACAACCAGCAAGGCCCCCTTGTTTGACGGGCATATACTGGAACAGGGAACGCACGTCAGTGCGATCGGAAGCAACTATCTGACCAAGGCTGAGATTGATGTGACCACGATTCGTCGTGCGGATCATGTTGTCTGCGACAGCCTGGAGGCGTGCAAGTTGGAGGCTGGTGATTTCGTTCCCGCCATCGAAGATGGCAGTCTGGACTGGACTCGAGTGCGAGAATTGGGTGAGGTGGTTGTGGGACGCGAAACGGGACGGGCTGTTCCGGAAGACATTACTCTTTTCAAGTCGGTGGGGTTAGCACTGGAAGACCTGGCAGTTGCAGTGCGGATCTATCAGCGAGCTCGTCTGGAAGGGCTCGGACAACCCCTCCCCTTCTGA